A genomic stretch from Leptospira johnsonii includes:
- the leuD gene encoding 3-isopropylmalate dehydratase small subunit translates to MNPKIWTIHNGVAISIPREDIDTDQILPKQFMKLIDKNGFGKHLFHDWRYSDLEGNIPNPEFILNQEKFKNASVLIAGKNFGCGSSREHAPWALSDFGFRAILAPSFADIFSINSAKNGIALVRLKEEEISYLNEWVSKNPGSSIRVDLENFEVQAGDRTFNFHLDTASVNRIRNGWDDIDITLKNAKEILDFEQKCKAEKPFLEVHW, encoded by the coding sequence ATGAACCCAAAAATTTGGACGATACATAATGGAGTTGCGATCTCTATCCCAAGAGAGGATATCGATACGGACCAAATACTTCCTAAACAGTTTATGAAACTTATAGATAAGAACGGTTTTGGAAAACATCTATTCCATGACTGGAGATATTCGGACTTAGAAGGAAATATTCCAAATCCTGAATTCATTTTGAACCAGGAAAAATTTAAGAATGCAAGTGTGCTTATAGCAGGAAAAAATTTCGGCTGCGGCTCCAGTAGAGAACATGCTCCTTGGGCACTTTCGGATTTTGGGTTCAGAGCGATTTTGGCTCCTTCTTTTGCCGATATATTCTCTATTAATTCTGCAAAGAATGGGATCGCACTAGTTCGTTTGAAAGAAGAAGAGATCTCCTACCTAAACGAATGGGTTTCAAAAAATCCAGGTTCTTCGATTCGGGTCGATCTCGAAAATTTCGAAGTGCAAGCGGGAGACAGAACATTCAACTTCCATTTGGATACAGCTTCTGTAAATCGGATCCGAAACGGCTGGGATGATATTGATATCACTTTGAAAAATGCAAAAGAGATCCTGGATTTCGAACAAAAATGCAAAGCAGAAAAACCGTTTTTGGAAGTACATTGGTGA
- the leuC gene encoding 3-isopropylmalate dehydratase large subunit, with protein MGQTLYDKIWEYHKISENSDSESILYVDRHILHEVTSAQAFEGLRNKNRNVRRTDLTFGVVDHNVSTRDRKNRDAAGPVSRLQIDTMEKNCKDYGIRLFGPEDPDQGIVHVLGPELGFTIPGSIIVCGDSHTATHGAFGALAFGIGTSEVEHVLATQTLKQAKTKSMLVRFIGKPGFGITAKDIVLELISKIGTSGGRGFTMEYKGEWIESLSMEGRMTLCNMSIEAGARASLIAPDQITFDYLKDRKLVPKGKSFDQAVEFWRTFFTDKDAVYDETIELDISKIDPQVTWGTNPSQSLSIGGVVPNPEDFQDTRAKETAKNALEYMGLKPGTPISEIKIDKVFIGSCTNSRIEDLRSAAEVARGKKVHPGVQALVVPGSGSVKRQAESEGLDIIFKEAGFEWREPGCSLCLAMNDDVLKPGERCASTSNRNFEGRQGRGGRTHLVSPSMAAAAAVTGKFSDVRKLA; from the coding sequence ATGGGACAAACTCTATACGACAAAATTTGGGAATATCATAAGATCTCCGAAAATTCGGATTCTGAATCCATTTTATATGTGGACCGTCATATTCTTCATGAAGTGACTTCCGCTCAGGCATTCGAAGGTTTAAGGAATAAGAATAGAAACGTAAGAAGGACCGATCTTACCTTCGGAGTGGTGGATCATAATGTTTCCACAAGAGATCGCAAGAACAGAGATGCTGCAGGGCCTGTCTCCAGATTGCAGATAGATACCATGGAAAAAAATTGCAAAGACTACGGGATACGTTTATTCGGACCCGAAGACCCTGACCAAGGGATCGTGCATGTTTTGGGACCTGAATTAGGATTTACGATCCCAGGTTCAATCATTGTGTGTGGAGATTCTCATACAGCAACTCATGGGGCATTCGGCGCTTTAGCGTTCGGGATCGGAACAAGCGAAGTGGAACACGTGCTTGCTACCCAAACATTAAAACAGGCTAAAACTAAATCCATGTTGGTGCGTTTTATAGGTAAACCAGGCTTCGGGATCACAGCCAAAGACATAGTCTTGGAACTGATCTCTAAAATAGGAACCTCAGGAGGAAGAGGTTTCACCATGGAATACAAGGGTGAATGGATCGAATCACTTTCTATGGAAGGGAGAATGACTCTATGTAATATGAGTATCGAAGCGGGAGCAAGAGCGAGCCTGATCGCACCCGACCAAATCACATTCGATTATTTGAAAGATAGAAAGCTTGTCCCCAAAGGCAAAAGTTTTGACCAAGCCGTAGAATTTTGGAGAACATTTTTCACTGATAAAGACGCAGTATACGATGAGACTATTGAATTAGATATTTCTAAAATAGATCCTCAGGTTACCTGGGGAACCAATCCTTCTCAGTCTCTATCGATTGGAGGTGTCGTTCCGAATCCGGAAGACTTCCAAGATACCCGAGCCAAGGAAACCGCTAAGAACGCATTGGAGTATATGGGTTTAAAACCGGGAACTCCTATCTCTGAGATCAAAATTGACAAGGTATTCATTGGTTCCTGTACAAATTCCAGGATAGAAGACTTAAGATCTGCAGCAGAAGTAGCAAGAGGTAAAAAAGTACATCCAGGGGTGCAAGCATTGGTGGTTCCAGGCTCTGGATCGGTAAAACGTCAGGCGGAATCCGAAGGTCTGGATATAATTTTTAAAGAAGCAGGATTTGAATGGAGAGAACCCGGTTGTTCCCTATGTCTCGCGATGAACGACGACGTATTAAAACCGGGAGAAAGATGTGCTTCTACTTCTAACCGAAACTTTGAAGGAAGGCAAGGTCGAGGCGGAAGAACACATTTAGTCAGTCCTTCTATGGCAGCCGCTGCGGCAGTGACAGGAAAATTTTCAGATGTGAGGAAATTGGCATGA
- a CDS encoding LysR family transcriptional regulator translates to MEFRQIVYFLEISESGTFLKAASRLGLTQPALSKQIYLLEKELGVIVLERGGRAVRLTHEGERFYQYSIRMKELWEEIQNGFSKENELKGNYSISAGGTVSAWILPQILKEILKKRTGLSLSVREGDAGETKDAVLKGEVDLGILTGPISEPSLNVLEFLSDRIFPVAAKDHPIFLKNKIRIEDLKKQSFVLFHPGSALRKAVEKKIKSFTKEFSPKIAMELRSVESVIKSLEAGLGIGFLSEYSISPKLKKIKFEEWNTERKFYLCYRRKSGPGLALLAEEILRSTKEWGSQRPSSH, encoded by the coding sequence ATGGAATTCAGACAGATTGTTTATTTTCTGGAAATTTCGGAATCAGGCACATTCCTAAAGGCTGCTTCTCGTTTGGGATTAACACAGCCTGCGCTTTCCAAACAGATCTATCTTTTGGAAAAAGAATTGGGAGTTATCGTTTTGGAAAGAGGGGGAAGGGCAGTCAGGCTCACCCACGAAGGAGAAAGGTTTTACCAGTATTCTATCCGGATGAAAGAATTATGGGAAGAGATCCAAAATGGTTTTTCCAAGGAGAATGAACTAAAAGGAAATTATTCCATCTCCGCAGGTGGGACAGTTTCAGCTTGGATATTGCCTCAGATCTTAAAAGAGATCCTGAAAAAAAGAACGGGGCTTTCTCTTTCCGTAAGAGAGGGAGATGCCGGGGAAACCAAGGACGCAGTTTTAAAGGGAGAAGTGGATCTTGGGATCTTGACAGGACCGATCTCAGAACCTAGTCTGAATGTTTTGGAATTTTTATCCGATCGTATCTTCCCAGTGGCTGCGAAAGACCACCCCATTTTCCTAAAAAATAAAATTAGAATAGAAGATCTGAAAAAACAATCCTTTGTATTATTCCATCCAGGTTCCGCACTTAGGAAGGCAGTGGAGAAAAAGATTAAATCTTTCACTAAAGAATTCAGTCCTAAGATCGCAATGGAACTTAGGAGTGTGGAGTCTGTAATCAAATCATTGGAAGCAGGACTCGGGATCGGATTTTTGTCGGAATATTCCATTAGCCCTAAGCTTAAAAAAATCAAATTCGAAGAATGGAATACGGAAAGGAAATTTTATCTTTGTTATCGTAGAAAATCCGGACCAGGACTTGCTTTACTTGCTGAGGAAATATTAAGATCGACTAAAGAATGGGGATCGCAGAGACCTTCTTCCCATTAA
- a CDS encoding alpha/beta hydrolase, with translation MKKIFKRVSIGLGAVLIAYLGIYYATFPKYEFHPKADLTQSFDSFYKTKLEETKSLHGRPGSEEKLIRYSPGKTEFAILYIHGFGASRAEGEETVDKISASLKANTYYLRLPGHGTNNEDHRDTPFTEYIRVAEESLLMMDKLGNQTILMGTSMGGLISVYLAGKYPDKIKDLVLFSPFFDFAVPLAKLFFYPGGMTFGETVQGKIRKSPPKQPDDGVGEHYYEYWYKDQYLSAIQHVSNATKFVFSQNSLEKIKVPTLLVYYYKDKDHQDKTASVDAMLKGFDKIGGDTPNPLNTKVQIEVGSHVLTSKHVFSDKEKVQKEVLEFLHKTGVK, from the coding sequence ATGAAAAAAATATTCAAACGGGTTTCGATCGGCCTGGGTGCTGTGCTTATCGCCTATTTGGGGATCTATTACGCTACATTCCCCAAATACGAATTCCATCCAAAAGCGGACCTAACGCAAAGTTTCGATTCGTTTTATAAAACCAAATTAGAAGAGACCAAATCACTTCACGGAAGACCAGGATCCGAAGAAAAATTGATCCGTTATTCTCCAGGAAAAACGGAATTCGCAATTCTTTATATACACGGTTTTGGCGCGTCCCGCGCAGAAGGAGAAGAGACTGTAGACAAGATCTCCGCCTCTCTCAAGGCAAATACTTACTACTTAAGACTCCCGGGTCACGGAACCAATAATGAGGATCATAGAGACACTCCTTTTACGGAATATATCCGCGTAGCGGAAGAAAGTCTATTAATGATGGATAAATTAGGAAATCAAACTATACTCATGGGAACCAGTATGGGCGGCTTGATCTCTGTTTATCTTGCGGGAAAATATCCGGACAAGATCAAGGATCTGGTATTATTCTCCCCGTTTTTCGATTTTGCGGTCCCTTTGGCTAAATTATTCTTTTATCCGGGAGGAATGACCTTTGGAGAAACGGTCCAAGGAAAGATCAGAAAATCCCCTCCTAAACAGCCGGACGACGGAGTGGGAGAACATTATTACGAATATTGGTATAAGGATCAGTATTTATCCGCGATCCAACACGTAAGCAATGCGACCAAATTCGTATTCAGCCAAAACAGCCTGGAGAAGATCAAGGTCCCTACTCTATTAGTATATTATTATAAAGACAAGGATCATCAGGATAAAACTGCAAGTGTGGACGCGATGCTGAAAGGTTTCGATAAGATCGGAGGAGATACTCCAAATCCTCTCAACACTAAGGTCCAAATAGAAGTAGGTAGCCATGTTTTGACTTCTAAACATGTATTCTCAGATAAAGAGAAGGTCCAAAAAGAAGTTTTGGAATTCTTACATAAAACCGGAGTAAAATAA